The segment CGGTGATCCTCGTCGAGCACAACATGCAGGTGGTCATGGGCGTGTGCGAGGAGATCCACGTGCTCGACCACGGCGAGACCATCGCCCACGGCAAGCCCGAGGAGATCCGCAAGAACCCCAAGGTCCTCGCCGCGTACCTCGGCGAGGAGGCCCCGGACGAGGGCGCGCCTGCCGCGCGACCCGCCGCGCAAGAGGAGGAGGCCGCGACGTGAAGACCGCGCACCCCACGCGCAAAGCGCCCGCGGCCGAGACGGGCACACCGCTGCTCGTCGTCGAAGACCTCGCGGTCTCGTACGGTGGGATCAAGGCGCTGAAGGGCGTGAGCCTCGAGGTGCGGCGCGGCGAGATCGTCGCGATGATCGGCGCGAACGGCGCGGGCAAGACCACGACGCTGAAGACGATCGTGCGGCTCTTGCCGATCGCCTCGGGCAAGGTCGTCTACGACGGCAAGGACCTCGCGGGCGTGCCCGCCGAGCAGATCGTTGGCCTCGGCATCTCGCTCGTCCCCGAGGGCCGCGCGATCTTCCCGAACCTCACGGTGCGCGAGAACCTGGAGATCGGCGCGTGGAACCACAAGGACCGCGTGACGATGGACGAGACGCTCGAGGACGTGGTGCGCCTCTTCCCGCGCCTCGGCGAGCGCATGAAGCAGGAGGGCGGCACGCTCTCGGGTGGTGAGCAGCAGATGCTCGCGATTGGCCGCGCGCTGATGGCGCGGCCTTCCATGCTCCTGCTCGACGAGCCTTCGCTCGGCATCGCGCCCCGGCTCGTCGCGGACATCTTCGAGGCGATCGCGCGTGTCGCGCAGGCCGGCACGACCATCCTGCTCGTCGAGCAGAACACGCGCCTGGCGCTGAAATACAGCATGCGGGCGTACGTGCTCCGTACCGGCGAGATCGCGATGAGCGGCGATTCGAAAGCGCTCGCGGCGAACGAAGAGGTCCGCGCGGCCTATCTCGGCGGCTAGGGCTACGCGCCTGGCCTCGCCTGCCGCGAATTGACGCGGCACGTGATGTGCAACCCCGATCGCACCACGCCGCCCCTCGCGCCGCGCCGAACCTCGCTTCGTGGGTTTTGCCGGCTGCTGGGCCTTCGGCGTGTCTTTTGCTAGGGGCGAACCATCATGGTGAACGATTCCGCGATACGCGTCCTGGTCATCGACGCCGACCCCACGAGCGCAGGTGATCTCGCGTCGTTTCTCACGGCCCATCATTACGACGTGGCGACCTGCTCCGCCCTGGACGGGGCCCGGAGCGCGGTCTCGTCGCGCAGGCCGCACGTGCTCGTGCTCGCGACCAAGGATCACCCGCACGCCGAGGTCGAGGAGGTGCGGAAGGTGTATCCGAGGCTCCCGCTCGTGCTCTGGACGGCCGAGGCGGGGCAGGAGCTCCTGCTCGACGTCGAGGCCTTCGCCCCCGCGGTCCCCGCCTGCCCCTCGCGTGGCTTCGGCGACGTCGAGTCGGCCGTCGAAGCGCTGGCGCACTTTTCCTGACCCCCCTGCACATCGATCCTCTCGCGAGGGCCCACGGGTTCGTCGTGGCTCGGCGGACACACGTGCGTGTCTGAGCGCCGCGCTTGCGGAGCGCGGCGGGAAAGGCGACCATCCGGCCCCCTGGTCAGAGTACGACCCAGCTTGGGCGCGCTCACATTTACTTGCAGCGCCTTCGCCGAGGCTCCCGCCTCGCTCGCGCCCTCCGGAGGACCGATGTCGAAATTCAAGGGCTTCCTCGCCGTCCTTGCGGCGCTGTGCGTCTTCGTGTTCGCGCAGCGCGCAGAGGCGACGCACTTCCGTTACGGCAACATCACCTGGACTGTCCCCAATCCGAACGAGGAGCCGCGCACGGTCGCGTTCGAGGTCACGGTCGCGTGGCGCTCGGATTACATCGACTCGACCATCCTCAACTTCGGCGACGGCTCCACGAACCCCTCCACGCAGGGCACCTTCCTCGGCACGGGGTTCGACACCGGGGGCAATGAATACTCGTTCTACCGGTACCGCGTCCTGCACACCTACGCGACGGCCGGGCAATACACGGCGTTCTTCACGAGCTGCTGCCGCATCTCGGAGCTCATCAACGCCGGCGACGATACCTTCCGCGTCGAGGCCAAGGTCGACCTCACGCCGGGCAACAGAGGCAACGCGATCTCCGTGCTCCCCGCGATCGTCCAGATGCAGGTGGGCGG is part of the Polyangium spumosum genome and harbors:
- a CDS encoding response regulator gives rise to the protein MVNDSAIRVLVIDADPTSAGDLASFLTAHHYDVATCSALDGARSAVSSRRPHVLVLATKDHPHAEVEEVRKVYPRLPLVLWTAEAGQELLLDVEAFAPAVPACPSRGFGDVESAVEALAHFS
- a CDS encoding ABC transporter ATP-binding protein, whose protein sequence is MKTAHPTRKAPAAETGTPLLVVEDLAVSYGGIKALKGVSLEVRRGEIVAMIGANGAGKTTTLKTIVRLLPIASGKVVYDGKDLAGVPAEQIVGLGISLVPEGRAIFPNLTVRENLEIGAWNHKDRVTMDETLEDVVRLFPRLGERMKQEGGTLSGGEQQMLAIGRALMARPSMLLLDEPSLGIAPRLVADIFEAIARVAQAGTTILLVEQNTRLALKYSMRAYVLRTGEIAMSGDSKALAANEEVRAAYLGG